The proteins below are encoded in one region of Amycolatopsis acidiphila:
- a CDS encoding MFS transporter, which translates to MSTEQSPASAALDPLPSTPSMRWRIALPPLAIIWIVGMIDKTGVGVIAADDGFLSELHLKGEEGLIGFLTTATLLFYGASMPVWGILIDKFGPKRCAVTGLVFWAISTTIAGLAPSYGILLVGRALLGVSEGFLWPLSNALTARWFPRSERSRAKSLWIGAINLGFAVAAYVVNGAIAVTNWRGAFFLLTILALVVCIPVALVLLKDDPAKAKRVTDAERAFIAADSTNVKLSRDERRSQLLSWPFFIMIIGWITNNIGVYGLASWFPSYLKSEQHVSKNTASAFVALAFVLCIAISPIVAVWMDRIGRKAIFSVCGFSLAALFLVLSQVIHSTDFELAAVIIAIVGIEGMTTLAGQGVLHSMAPERRMGRAAGVMIGVGNFVGAFGATVMGLFIDAGGYPAAFGFLIGTFIIGAACAFALHRIRY; encoded by the coding sequence TTGAGTACCGAGCAATCGCCGGCGAGTGCGGCGTTGGACCCACTGCCCTCGACGCCGAGTATGCGCTGGCGAATCGCCCTGCCACCGCTGGCGATCATCTGGATTGTCGGCATGATCGACAAGACCGGCGTGGGTGTCATCGCCGCCGACGATGGCTTCCTGTCCGAGCTTCACCTCAAGGGCGAAGAGGGCCTGATCGGATTCCTCACCACCGCCACGCTCCTGTTTTACGGGGCGTCGATGCCGGTCTGGGGAATCCTGATCGACAAGTTCGGCCCCAAGCGTTGTGCGGTCACCGGGCTCGTGTTCTGGGCGATCAGTACGACGATCGCCGGCTTGGCACCCAGCTACGGCATCCTACTGGTGGGCCGAGCCCTGCTCGGCGTCTCCGAGGGCTTCCTCTGGCCACTGTCGAACGCCCTCACGGCGCGCTGGTTCCCACGCTCGGAGCGCTCTCGGGCCAAGTCCTTGTGGATCGGCGCGATCAACCTCGGATTCGCCGTGGCCGCCTATGTCGTCAACGGCGCCATCGCCGTGACGAACTGGCGAGGAGCCTTCTTCCTGCTGACCATTCTTGCCCTGGTGGTCTGCATCCCGGTCGCACTTGTGCTGCTCAAGGACGACCCGGCGAAGGCCAAGCGGGTGACGGACGCGGAGAGAGCATTCATCGCCGCCGACAGCACGAACGTCAAGCTCTCCCGCGACGAGAGGCGCAGTCAGCTCCTCAGTTGGCCCTTCTTCATCATGATCATCGGCTGGATCACCAACAACATCGGGGTGTACGGGCTCGCGAGTTGGTTCCCTTCCTACCTCAAGTCCGAACAGCACGTCAGCAAGAACACCGCGAGCGCGTTCGTCGCGCTCGCCTTCGTCCTCTGCATCGCGATCTCTCCGATCGTGGCGGTCTGGATGGACCGCATCGGGCGCAAGGCCATCTTCTCTGTCTGCGGTTTTTCCCTGGCTGCGCTCTTTCTCGTGCTCAGTCAGGTCATCCACTCGACGGACTTCGAACTCGCCGCGGTCATCATCGCGATCGTGGGCATCGAGGGCATGACCACGCTCGCCGGGCAGGGCGTGTTGCACTCGATGGCGCCCGAGCGGCGCATGGGCCGCGCCGCGGGCGTGATGATCGGCGTCGGGAACTTCGTCGGTGCCTTCGGAGCCACGGTCATGGGCCTGTTCATCGACGCGGGCGGCTACCCGGCGGCCTTCGGATTCTTGATCGGCACCTTCATCATCGGTGCCGCCTGCGCGTTCGCTCTCCACCGAATCCGGTACTGA
- a CDS encoding NAD(P)-dependent oxidoreductase translates to MIGLGGMGTALSQELLLAGYAVMVHDRRPERVEELAAAGTEVADSAAHLAANCGLVITFLPGPTEVEHVLVEAPDSVLSGAREGTIVLDMSTCGPDTAIRVGEAFDIAGCVFVDCPVSRKAPEMTVLIGGEPGVLGAAEAVLAAVSRTLVHCGSRGAGYATKLLNQHVKYAWYLASSEALLIAREWGLDAAAVAQAIERSSGGDSGLDTAAEFFRGDVAQMATHAPARTIHKDMQLVKQLAAGSSVRSPTVDVVADFFERVAETHYLERPYPESTELLARLRRERPSAETRTGAAESRTRSTPS, encoded by the coding sequence GTGATCGGGCTCGGCGGCATGGGGACGGCATTGTCCCAGGAATTGCTCCTGGCAGGCTATGCGGTAATGGTCCACGACCGCCGGCCAGAACGGGTCGAGGAACTTGCCGCCGCGGGAACAGAGGTCGCCGACAGCGCCGCACATCTCGCTGCGAACTGCGGTCTTGTCATCACCTTTCTGCCAGGGCCGACCGAGGTCGAGCATGTGTTGGTGGAGGCTCCGGACAGCGTGCTGTCCGGAGCCCGCGAGGGCACGATCGTGCTGGACATGTCCACCTGCGGTCCTGACACCGCCATCCGGGTCGGTGAAGCCTTCGACATCGCGGGGTGCGTTTTCGTCGACTGCCCGGTCAGTCGTAAGGCCCCGGAAATGACAGTGCTCATCGGTGGTGAGCCGGGCGTTCTTGGTGCGGCGGAGGCTGTCCTGGCTGCCGTGTCGCGCACTCTCGTGCATTGCGGGAGCCGTGGAGCTGGGTACGCGACCAAGCTGCTCAATCAACACGTCAAGTACGCCTGGTACCTCGCCTCCTCCGAGGCGTTGTTGATCGCCCGAGAATGGGGCCTCGATGCCGCTGCAGTCGCGCAAGCGATCGAGCGAAGCAGCGGAGGCGACTCCGGCCTGGACACCGCCGCCGAGTTCTTTCGCGGTGACGTCGCCCAGATGGCCACCCATGCGCCGGCCCGAACGATTCACAAGGACATGCAGCTGGTCAAGCAGTTGGCTGCCGGGAGCTCGGTGCGCAGCCCGACCGTCGACGTGGTGGCCGACTTCTTTGAACGGGTCGCCGAGACTCATTATCTCGAGCGCCCCTACCCCGAGAGCACCGAGCTCCTCGCGCGCCTGCGCCGGGAGCGCCCGAGTGCCGAAACCAGGACAGGAGCCGCCGAATCCCGGACCCGATCTACCCCATCCTGA
- a CDS encoding 3-phenylpropionate/cinnamic acid dioxygenase subunit beta, with translation MTVTMQNSQPTGLQRVELLSEISEFLYYEADLLDERRYEEWLDLLADDYRYSVPLRMNVMYNDVAEREETKYGSEVCWFDEPKSTVELRVQQLLTGVHWAEEPVSRVSHVVTNLRIVEVSGDEVEVSARFLVYRNRVADETDFFVGRRRDWARRTEQGWKVFRRILHLDQSVLMAKNLSVFL, from the coding sequence ATGACCGTCACGATGCAGAACAGCCAGCCGACCGGCCTGCAGCGCGTGGAACTGCTCAGTGAGATCAGCGAGTTCCTCTATTACGAGGCTGACCTTCTCGACGAACGCCGCTACGAGGAGTGGCTAGACCTGTTGGCGGACGACTACCGCTACTCGGTCCCGCTCCGTATGAATGTCATGTACAACGACGTGGCGGAGCGTGAGGAAACAAAGTACGGCTCCGAGGTGTGCTGGTTCGACGAGCCCAAGAGCACGGTGGAACTCCGCGTCCAGCAGCTCCTCACCGGCGTGCACTGGGCCGAGGAGCCAGTGTCGCGCGTCTCGCACGTGGTGACCAATCTGCGGATCGTCGAGGTCTCCGGCGACGAAGTCGAAGTCAGCGCTCGCTTCTTGGTCTACCGCAACCGGGTGGCCGACGAGACCGACTTTTTCGTCGGGCGTCGTCGCGATTGGGCGCGGCGTACCGAGCAGGGTTGGAAAGTCTTCCGACGAATACTCCACCTCGACCAGTCGGTCTTGATGGCAAAGAACCTCTCCGTCTTCCTCTGA
- a CDS encoding aromatic ring-hydroxylating oxygenase subunit alpha — protein sequence MTIEDLSTASPAPIRVSDLVDVDSGVISRDIFVNEQIHKLELEYLFPRAWLFVGHASQVPNPGDFFSSRMGSDPVLMTRDTKGEVYVLLNSCRHRGMRVCRYDEGNTMQFTCPYHAWSYSMDGSLVDVPGDLHGVPHMKSAYHGRLEKEKWGLVRCPRVYNYKGLIFASWDENAPDFLDYVGNFHFWLDNLADAFDGREGETEVFRGVLKWRIRSNWKFVAENFLGDTYHGASTHASVEAVGIGPGGRGKRRHGERQNQGGFSKGRMKTSFRLGHGASDNLDYELPYPEFAEPKLTEYFEHAWDIRAERLRAEGRALGGRGPATLFPNMSFAAGFPRSILVSHPISSTETEVWRWFLVDKDAPDFVRDWLREYYMRYGGPAGMTEQDDMENWDYATQASLGVVARRYPYNYQQGLGEERLSALDGAVHSDHAIAGEVNARAFYRRWAEFVDNMSWPELMNVAAVDDRVSKIMERASEVEA from the coding sequence ATGACGATTGAGGACCTAAGCACGGCCTCGCCCGCGCCGATTCGCGTCAGCGATCTGGTCGACGTCGACAGCGGTGTCATCAGCCGCGACATTTTCGTCAACGAGCAGATCCACAAGTTGGAACTGGAGTATCTCTTCCCCAGAGCGTGGCTCTTCGTCGGCCACGCCAGCCAGGTGCCGAACCCGGGGGACTTCTTCAGCTCTCGGATGGGCTCTGACCCGGTGCTCATGACCCGTGACACCAAGGGTGAGGTCTACGTTCTGCTGAACTCCTGCCGCCACCGCGGTATGCGTGTTTGTCGGTACGACGAGGGCAACACGATGCAGTTCACCTGCCCGTACCACGCGTGGTCGTACTCTATGGACGGATCGTTGGTGGACGTCCCCGGCGACCTCCACGGAGTGCCGCACATGAAGTCGGCTTACCACGGCCGGCTCGAGAAGGAAAAGTGGGGACTCGTCCGCTGCCCGCGGGTGTATAACTACAAGGGCCTCATCTTCGCGTCCTGGGACGAGAACGCACCGGATTTCCTCGACTACGTCGGCAACTTCCACTTCTGGCTGGACAACCTGGCCGACGCGTTCGACGGGCGCGAGGGCGAGACCGAGGTGTTCCGCGGCGTGCTGAAGTGGCGGATCCGCTCCAATTGGAAGTTCGTCGCGGAGAACTTCTTGGGTGATACCTACCATGGTGCTTCGACACATGCCTCGGTCGAGGCGGTCGGGATCGGTCCGGGCGGCCGAGGCAAACGTCGCCATGGTGAGCGGCAGAACCAGGGCGGCTTCTCCAAGGGCCGCATGAAGACTTCATTCCGCCTCGGTCACGGCGCTTCGGACAACCTTGACTACGAGCTCCCGTATCCCGAATTCGCTGAGCCGAAGCTGACCGAGTACTTCGAGCACGCATGGGACATCCGCGCTGAGAGGCTCCGCGCGGAGGGCCGCGCACTGGGCGGACGTGGCCCGGCGACGCTGTTCCCGAACATGTCCTTCGCTGCCGGTTTCCCGCGCTCGATCCTGGTCTCTCATCCGATCAGCTCCACCGAGACCGAGGTGTGGCGCTGGTTCCTCGTCGACAAGGATGCTCCGGACTTCGTCCGTGATTGGCTGCGCGAGTACTACATGCGGTACGGGGGCCCCGCCGGCATGACCGAGCAGGACGATATGGAGAACTGGGACTACGCGACCCAGGCAAGCCTGGGCGTGGTCGCCCGCCGCTATCCCTACAACTACCAGCAGGGTCTCGGCGAGGAGCGGCTCAGCGCGCTCGACGGCGCAGTGCACTCCGACCACGCCATCGCCGGCGAGGTCAACGCCCGAGCGTTCTACCGCCGATGGGCCGAGTTCGTCGACAACATGTCTTGGCCCGAGTTGATGAACGTGGCCGCTGTCGACGACCGCGTCAGCAAGATCATGGAGCGTGCGAGCGAGGTGGAGGCATGA
- a CDS encoding NAD(P)/FAD-dependent oxidoreductase, whose product MRERAVIVGSSVGGIRTAQELRRLGFEDDIVVLGAEDELPYDKPPLSKQLLLGTQTEDQISLLGAGGWDGLQLDGRPGTPATAVDIDERTVTAGGEEIEYDYLIIATGVRPRTLGGLATNESVVSVRELRDARALRQRLAGGGPMLVVGGGFIGAEVASSARALGADVTIIEALEAPFARAVGAEVGGHLASLHRDNGVKLLTGVGVDAVKQTSDGVVVRLSDGTTHEAGTVVVGIGTMPNTEWLDGSRIPVDNGVLTDASCAVQAAEGVYAIGDVARSIDKGATVYRRVEHWTNAVEQAHIVAKQIIDPTSPVPDARAPYFWSDQFGTKIQMVGRPAESDSVELRRFLTPAGEKTVAIYGLRGAFAACVAIGWPRSIATCRSAWERGASIDHVVAELETLSSGASVGLT is encoded by the coding sequence ATGCGTGAGCGCGCCGTCATCGTCGGATCATCGGTCGGCGGTATCCGCACCGCCCAGGAACTGCGACGTCTTGGTTTCGAGGACGACATCGTGGTGCTCGGCGCGGAGGACGAGCTGCCCTACGACAAGCCTCCGTTGAGCAAGCAGTTGTTGCTCGGCACGCAGACTGAGGACCAGATCTCGCTGCTCGGCGCCGGCGGGTGGGACGGGCTCCAGCTCGATGGCAGGCCGGGGACGCCGGCCACCGCCGTGGACATCGATGAGCGCACGGTCACCGCGGGCGGCGAGGAGATCGAGTACGACTACCTCATCATCGCTACCGGCGTCCGACCTCGGACCCTGGGCGGTCTCGCCACCAATGAGAGCGTCGTCTCCGTTCGCGAACTGCGCGATGCTCGCGCCCTCCGACAGCGACTTGCCGGGGGAGGCCCCATGCTTGTCGTCGGTGGTGGTTTCATCGGTGCCGAGGTCGCGTCGTCGGCGCGGGCGCTCGGGGCCGATGTCACCATTATCGAGGCGTTGGAGGCGCCGTTCGCTCGCGCGGTGGGCGCTGAGGTCGGCGGGCATCTCGCGTCTTTGCACCGCGACAACGGCGTCAAGCTACTGACCGGTGTGGGTGTGGACGCCGTGAAGCAGACGTCTGACGGTGTTGTTGTGCGGTTGTCCGATGGCACAACGCACGAGGCCGGAACGGTGGTTGTCGGGATCGGCACCATGCCCAACACTGAGTGGCTCGACGGCTCCCGGATTCCTGTCGACAATGGCGTACTTACTGACGCCAGTTGTGCTGTCCAGGCCGCTGAGGGCGTTTATGCGATCGGCGATGTCGCCCGGTCGATCGACAAGGGCGCGACGGTCTATCGACGCGTCGAGCACTGGACTAACGCTGTCGAACAGGCGCACATCGTCGCTAAGCAGATCATCGACCCCACGTCGCCGGTACCGGACGCGCGTGCGCCTTATTTCTGGTCCGACCAGTTCGGCACGAAGATCCAGATGGTCGGACGCCCGGCGGAATCCGACAGCGTGGAACTGCGTCGATTTCTGACCCCGGCGGGAGAGAAGACCGTGGCGATCTATGGGCTAAGGGGCGCCTTTGCCGCATGCGTCGCGATCGGCTGGCCGCGCTCGATCGCAACATGCCGATCCGCATGGGAGCGCGGTGCCTCCATTGATCACGTAGTCGCCGAGCTTGAGACGCTCTCCTCGGGCGCGTCCGTCGGCCTGACCTGA
- a CDS encoding ferredoxin, whose product MRIKADVVKCQGYGNCVGVDAKHFDLDDDGLVVVLDEVVDPSEMETVDAAIRSCPVSAIWRAGADA is encoded by the coding sequence ATGCGCATCAAGGCGGATGTCGTGAAGTGCCAGGGCTACGGGAATTGCGTTGGTGTGGATGCCAAGCACTTCGACCTGGACGACGACGGGCTGGTCGTTGTCCTCGACGAAGTGGTCGATCCGTCCGAGATGGAGACGGTGGACGCGGCAATCCGCAGTTGCCCGGTGTCGGCGATCTGGAGGGCGGGCGCTGATGCGTGA
- a CDS encoding FadR/GntR family transcriptional regulator, protein MSKEAPPVAFDPLPSARTADRIVRLLRDQIRSGELSVGARLPSERDLCAQLNVSRLSLREALRVLESNGLVEIRMGSRGGAFVTAPSTQHAGEGITDLLTTAGLSAADVTQARSILELGIVPVVVACADETDLRELQTLCDDAEAARTDGTYTPAMSLDFHLRVAAATHNPAIVMVMDSFRDAILMSMQEAQHEGTQGVAEHREFIEAVQAKDIDRAHRVMADHLRRTADAVGYSC, encoded by the coding sequence GTGTCGAAGGAGGCCCCGCCCGTTGCGTTCGATCCGCTACCGAGTGCGAGAACCGCGGACCGCATCGTGCGCTTGCTTCGTGACCAGATCCGTTCTGGCGAGCTGTCGGTCGGAGCTCGCCTGCCGTCTGAGCGGGATCTGTGCGCTCAACTCAACGTCAGCAGGCTCTCCTTGCGCGAGGCCCTCCGCGTGCTCGAGTCCAATGGCCTCGTCGAGATCCGGATGGGATCCCGCGGCGGAGCCTTCGTGACGGCCCCGTCGACACAGCACGCCGGCGAGGGAATCACCGACCTTCTCACGACCGCTGGCCTGTCCGCCGCGGACGTGACCCAGGCGCGCTCCATCCTCGAACTCGGGATCGTCCCGGTTGTGGTCGCGTGCGCCGACGAGACCGACCTCCGTGAACTCCAAACGTTGTGCGACGACGCCGAAGCGGCACGCACCGACGGCACCTATACGCCGGCGATGTCCCTCGACTTCCATCTGCGTGTCGCGGCCGCGACACACAACCCCGCGATCGTGATGGTGATGGATTCCTTCCGCGACGCCATCCTAATGTCGATGCAAGAGGCGCAGCACGAGGGAACACAGGGCGTCGCAGAGCACCGGGAGTTCATCGAGGCCGTCCAAGCAAAGGACATCGACCGCGCACATCGGGTCATGGCCGATCACCTTCGTCGCACCGCCGATGCAGTCGGTTACTCCTGCTGA
- a CDS encoding IS3 family transposase (programmed frameshift) has protein sequence MSGSSKYPQEFRRDAVALVRSSARPLAQVARELGVNHETLRTWVRAADRADQAAETGGDAAERELRALRKRVAELEKEKEILRKAAAYFTGDGSLTRSYRFISAHRGTFGVARLCRVLGVRRPGFYEWLAAAPARKERAAAEDRLAGEIAGIHAAHRGAYGSPRVTAELRRRGQAVNHKRVERVMRERRIAGNTRRRPRSLTRPDTTAAAVPDLIGRDFAADAPGQRLAGDITYLPTEEGWLYLATVLDLHTREIVGHALAPHMRAGLVRDAIALAAGRGLINAGAVFHSDRGTQYASTEFRAALTAHGIRPSMGRTGSCYDNAAAESFFATLKTEIGTRTWTTRRQARRDVFAYLAYYNHHRLHSTLGYRTPHETRLSYPHHHAHAA, from the exons GTGTCTGGTTCGTCGAAGTATCCGCAGGAGTTTCGGCGGGATGCGGTCGCGTTGGTGCGGTCGTCGGCTCGTCCGTTGGCGCAGGTGGCTCGTGAGCTGGGGGTGAATCACGAGACCCTGCGGACGTGGGTGCGGGCCGCCGACCGCGCCGATCAGGCCGCCGAAACGGGCGGGGACGCGGCGGAGCGGGAGCTGCGGGCGTTGCGCAAACGGGTGGCGGAGCTGGAGAAAGAGAAGGAGATCCTGCGCAAAGCGGCCGCCTATTTC ACAGGAGATGGATCGTTGACCCGCAGCTACCGGTTCATCTCCGCCCACCGCGGCACGTTCGGTGTCGCCCGGCTGTGCCGAGTCCTGGGCGTGCGCCGCCCGGGGTTCTACGAATGGCTCGCCGCCGCCCCCGCGAGGAAGGAACGGGCCGCGGCCGAGGACCGGCTGGCCGGCGAGATCGCCGGGATCCACGCCGCCCACCGCGGCGCCTACGGCAGCCCGCGGGTCACCGCCGAGCTGCGCCGCCGCGGGCAGGCGGTCAACCACAAGCGGGTCGAGCGGGTGATGCGCGAACGGCGGATCGCCGGGAACACCCGCCGCCGGCCCCGGTCGCTGACCCGGCCGGACACGACCGCGGCCGCGGTCCCGGATCTGATCGGCCGCGACTTCGCCGCCGACGCCCCCGGGCAGCGGCTGGCCGGGGACATCACCTACCTGCCCACCGAGGAAGGCTGGCTGTATCTGGCGACCGTGCTCGACCTGCACACCCGCGAAATCGTCGGCCACGCCCTCGCCCCGCACATGCGCGCCGGCCTCGTCCGCGACGCCATCGCCCTCGCCGCCGGCCGCGGTTTGATCAACGCGGGAGCGGTGTTCCACTCCGACCGCGGCACCCAATACGCCTCCACGGAATTCCGCGCCGCCCTGACCGCCCACGGCATCCGCCCGTCGATGGGCAGGACCGGGTCCTGCTACGACAACGCCGCCGCCGAATCCTTCTTCGCCACCCTCAAAACCGAAATCGGCACGCGAACCTGGACCACCCGCCGGCAAGCCAGACGAGACGTTTTCGCTTACCTCGCCTACTACAACCACCACCGACTGCACTCCACACTCGGCTACCGCACACCCCACGAAACCCGTCTCAGCTACCCTCACCACCACGCCCACGCAGCATGA
- a CDS encoding IS110 family RNA-guided transposase, producing the protein MFLASQAFPTTAAGYEQMLAWARTFGTVQQAGVECTGSYGVALTRFLRAQHVSVIEVNQPDKATRRKRGKTDAGDAESAARAVLSGRATAIAKTGDGPVEMMRMFKLAKTSALKARTQAINQLKAVLVTTDPALRESLAGLSRWMLIRRCAELDTTDPQDAVAAAIYTLRLLGRRILRLGEEIRDLEQQITTAINACAPALLHRRGIGHDSAAALLLAAGDNPDRLDTEASFAALCGTSPIEASSGKTQRRRLNRGGDRQANAALYRIVLTRLRCDPSTQEYLQRRLTEGKTRREVIRCLKRYVAREVHPLLRQVWTPPEHHAHTA; encoded by the coding sequence GTGTTCTTGGCCAGCCAGGCATTCCCCACAACCGCTGCCGGATACGAGCAGATGCTCGCGTGGGCACGCACGTTCGGGACAGTCCAGCAAGCCGGGGTGGAGTGCACCGGCTCCTACGGCGTGGCGCTGACCCGATTTCTGCGGGCCCAACACGTTTCGGTCATCGAGGTCAACCAGCCAGACAAGGCCACTCGACGCAAACGCGGCAAGACCGACGCCGGTGACGCCGAGTCCGCTGCGCGAGCTGTGTTGTCCGGTCGGGCCACCGCTATCGCGAAGACCGGCGACGGGCCGGTGGAGATGATGCGGATGTTCAAGCTGGCCAAGACATCCGCGCTCAAGGCGCGCACTCAGGCGATCAACCAGCTCAAGGCCGTGCTGGTGACCACCGACCCGGCACTGCGCGAGTCGCTGGCCGGGCTGAGTCGCTGGATGCTCATCCGCCGATGCGCTGAGCTCGACACCACCGACCCGCAGGACGCCGTCGCCGCGGCGATCTACACACTGCGCCTGCTGGGCCGGCGCATCCTGCGCCTGGGCGAGGAGATCCGCGACCTCGAACAACAGATCACTACGGCGATCAACGCGTGCGCCCCCGCCCTGCTGCACCGCCGCGGCATCGGCCACGACAGCGCCGCAGCCCTCCTCCTCGCTGCGGGAGACAACCCCGACCGACTCGACACCGAAGCATCCTTTGCGGCCCTGTGCGGCACCAGCCCGATCGAGGCGTCATCCGGCAAGACCCAACGACGCCGACTCAACCGAGGCGGCGACAGGCAGGCCAACGCCGCGCTCTACCGCATCGTGCTCACCCGCCTGCGATGCGATCCATCCACCCAAGAATACCTGCAACGACGCCTGACTGAGGGCAAAACCCGCCGCGAGGTGATCCGCTGCCTCAAACGCTACGTCGCCCGCGAGGTCCACCCTCTCCTACGACAAGTCTGGACCCCTCCAGAACACCACGCCCACACCGCTTGA
- a CDS encoding IS110 family RNA-guided transposase: MRVDHGDVLLMSCAGLQSQDIEEDVMPHGSGLSRGDKRRNGRLARLRALVPPQNAILGIDLADEKQALVVTDHDSRVLARKRVRAKAWRLDSALEWARNVARRHGFADVTVGCEPTGHRWRVLDQLAAGLGMPLVCVQPLLVGRARESEDYTRDKTDDKDAVLIARLVGDLRCYVLERAEETWARLRHLGARREGLVAEATANVQQLRDLLECAWPAVLGCAAKPFESNSWCAALTVVLDRCHGRPERLARMGLARFLQAVNREVARWGGRQVWRLTDQAGVTAQRTGALERASFVLADWHATKRRLSEVEARMVEVLDHLELTDLVTSIPGLSTVGAAAILAETGDLARFDSPRAVVKHAGLCPRENSSGTKEGRARIARRGRPGLRLAAWRAVWGAQANNPVLTARFHHLTAREENPLTTGQAHAALAAALLRWLHVIITQRVPWNEQIASGRTDLSAAA, from the coding sequence ATGCGTGTTGATCACGGGGACGTCCTCCTGATGTCGTGTGCGGGCTTGCAGTCCCAGGACATCGAGGAGGACGTCATGCCCCACGGTAGTGGCCTGTCACGTGGTGACAAGCGCCGAAACGGGCGATTGGCTCGGTTGCGGGCGCTGGTGCCGCCCCAGAACGCGATTCTGGGGATTGATCTGGCGGATGAGAAGCAGGCGCTGGTGGTGACCGATCACGATTCACGGGTGCTGGCGCGTAAACGGGTCCGGGCGAAGGCATGGCGGCTGGATTCGGCGTTGGAATGGGCCCGCAACGTGGCGCGCCGGCACGGGTTCGCCGATGTCACGGTGGGCTGCGAGCCGACCGGGCACCGGTGGCGAGTGCTTGATCAGCTCGCGGCCGGGTTGGGCATGCCGCTGGTGTGTGTGCAACCGCTGCTGGTCGGCCGGGCCCGGGAAAGTGAGGACTACACCCGGGACAAGACAGACGACAAGGATGCCGTGCTGATCGCACGGCTCGTCGGTGACCTGCGCTGCTACGTGCTGGAACGGGCAGAGGAAACCTGGGCGCGGCTGCGGCACCTGGGCGCTCGACGGGAGGGGCTGGTTGCCGAGGCCACCGCGAACGTGCAGCAGCTGCGCGATCTGCTGGAATGCGCCTGGCCCGCGGTGCTGGGCTGCGCGGCCAAACCGTTCGAGTCGAACAGCTGGTGCGCCGCGCTCACTGTGGTGCTCGACCGCTGCCACGGCCGACCGGAACGACTGGCCCGGATGGGTCTTGCGCGATTTCTGCAGGCAGTCAACCGTGAAGTCGCGCGCTGGGGCGGGCGCCAGGTCTGGCGGCTGACCGATCAAGCGGGCGTAACCGCCCAGCGGACTGGTGCGCTGGAACGGGCCTCCTTCGTGCTCGCCGACTGGCATGCGACGAAGCGTCGACTGTCCGAAGTGGAGGCTCGCATGGTCGAGGTCCTCGACCATCTTGAACTGACCGACCTGGTCACCTCCATCCCGGGACTGTCGACCGTTGGCGCAGCCGCGATCCTGGCCGAAACCGGGGATCTGGCCAGGTTCGACAGCCCCCGCGCGGTGGTCAAACACGCCGGGCTATGTCCCCGTGAGAACAGCAGCGGCACCAAAGAAGGCCGGGCCCGCATCGCCCGCCGCGGCCGCCCCGGGCTGCGCCTGGCCGCATGGCGAGCAGTCTGGGGAGCTCAAGCGAACAACCCGGTACTTACCGCTCGCTTTCATCATCTGACCGCCCGGGAGGAAAACCCGCTCACCACCGGCCAAGCCCACGCCGCACTCGCCGCCGCGCTACTGCGCTGGCTGCATGTCATCATCACCCAGCGTGTCCCCTGGAACGAACAGATCGCCAGTGGACGCACCGATCTTTCCGCCGCCGCCTGA
- a CDS encoding peptidase associated/transthyretin-like domain-containing protein, translating to MDTVTPTTTAPTPYPASAPLASPTVLPDFNRSRQGEVLVAGQIITAEGTPITDAMLTLHGYQVRADREGTFEILTKNPGGSHPAIEIRVTAPGYRPHTVRITLDRPDQTCARAPARAESSIVPTQLGDGTLVVQHHVVLNPTSCGD from the coding sequence ATGGATACCGTCACTCCCACCACGACCGCGCCGACACCATATCCAGCGTCAGCACCGCTTGCTTCGCCCACAGTGCTCCCCGACTTTAACCGAAGCCGACAGGGCGAGGTGCTCGTCGCCGGACAGATCATCACTGCCGAGGGAACACCCATCACCGACGCCATGCTCACCCTCCACGGGTACCAGGTTCGTGCAGACCGCGAAGGAACCTTTGAGATCCTGACCAAGAATCCGGGCGGCAGCCACCCCGCAATCGAAATCCGAGTCACCGCTCCCGGCTATCGACCCCACACCGTCCGAATCACACTCGACCGGCCTGACCAGACCTGCGCACGAGCACCGGCGCGAGCCGAAAGCAGCATCGTGCCCACTCAACTCGGCGACGGCACACTGGTGGTGCAGCACCACGTCGTCCTGAACCCCACCAGCTGCGGCGACTGA